The Rhodamnia argentea isolate NSW1041297 chromosome 7, ASM2092103v1, whole genome shotgun sequence genome contains the following window.
aaatttttttaatattcttctCTGTCCTCGACCACCATTGGCGTTGGGCAAGGGCCACCCATGCCCGGTGTCGGGCGTGGGTGGCCCTTGCCTGATCTGGGGCGTCCCTCCCCCAATACCAAAGAGGACTGTTGGGTGAGGGTGACCCTCACCTAATGCCGACGGTGGTCAAGGgcggagaagaaaaggaaaaaaaaaggaaagaaaaaataaaaatattcaaaaaatatataaattgtcCGCGTCAGCGCCAAtattgccacgtaggacggccgacatTCACGTGAGCGATTTCCGGAAATAGGACTGAATCAGCAAAATGtgaaggtttaggattaaatcggtaaacttaaaaggtttaggattgaattggtaaaagtgtaaaagatttatgacttttatgataGTTCTCCCGCGAACCTATAAATGGATTCGAAGAAAAATTTAACTTGACCAACTAAAAGATAAAACCCAGCAAATTGATTGGATTTCTCCACACAGTTGGGAGTATCTTCGTTTCGTATGCGCAAGACAAGAATCGAGTGAAACAGAACCTGGGCTTCGATCTTTTGATGGATACAACTCCGACCGAGGACAACGAAGGAGAGTGGTGGGGTTGGGATAAAACCGACGTCTGGTGTTTTCAAGGAGGCAGCCTCAGTTTCACTATAGACATGTTTTTTACCCCAAATTTCCTCGACTGGACCAAGTTTTGTTCTGACCTGTAATATATTTAGAACAAATAGAAGCATCCAAGTAAATGAAACTTCGGTTATATAGTGAACAGCAAAGTGAGGACCCACCTAAGCGCTGTCTAAAATTATCTTGGAAAGGAGGTATTAGTTACTTAAGAACTTTTAAAaactattaatttttaaatcgaAGGATTACACATTCAGTCCCATTCatacacttttcaatttttgtcaattcaaatgTGCGCGAAATTCCACTGTAGTCCCTCCAATCAAATTTtgtcgaaaatcgctaacgtgacaTCCGCTGGCTTATCTTACATGAGGCACCACCATGTTAGCAAAAATAGattggaatgactatattgaaattttgtgtaaaggtttaggactcaacttAGGAAATTGTGaaatttagtactaaagtgGCATATggacaatagatttaggattggctgaacaattttccctttatCAAACGGCCTGTGAAACGTCAGTGTAATCTGCTTTCAAAACTTGAGGGGCTTTTCATGTTGAGCCAGACACATCTAATGAGACGACACAACATATCGAGTTCTATTGGATTAGAATAAATTTTCTACGTTCACTAGGACTCAATTTTCCAGCTCATGTTATTTGTCTTTGCACAAAAAGTCATGCATGAAAGGTGCAACTTCCTGAAAACACGGGTAGGGCGATTTTGAGATGTTCTAAGGCAATCGTAAACCACATTTATGGCAGAAATTTGAGGAGACATTAGTTTCCCCCggttattttttagtaatagTAGACGCCGAATTTGAACTTAGTTTTTAGAGGTGGTATTGCCAACACCTTCCAGCGAATCCTGTCTAGGGCCAGACGGAGAAAgagactagaaaaaaaaaaataaaagattttgaTCAAGCAAAAACAACCACAAGAACTGAGAAGAATTCGGCTCTTGCAAAATGCTCCAACTTCTTGCCGTCGCAAGTGTTCCCTCAATCAACAATTGTAGATACAACCTTTACATACAAAATTATGAGAGGAATAGCTAGCTATACATCTTACCAATATGATTTGACAGAATGCGAGAATAATATTCTGACGGGGAATCAGAAAAATAATGATCATAACTTTGTCGGGGCAACTAATGTAATAGTCCGAATCCTTGACGACGAGGCGAAATGTACAAGAAAGATTCTGCATATAGCTCAAAAGAGACATATTAGAACATATCACAAAATACGAGCTAACGAGGTCGAGAAGCAAATAGATGCCATACTATGTATGCGAATTGCCAAGCAAAGAGTAGGTAAATTACGGCCTCAAAGATTTTCCTGTGTGAGTCTAATGTCGTCAAAGAAAACCTATGAGTGACCCTTGCTCATGCCATTCACTCAAAGAGCCCAACTGACTAAAATATCAACAGCTACCCATTATTCATAGCTTTAAGGTTTTTCAGAGGTCGCATGAGATGCATGAGAAGGGACAATAAACAAGGAAATTGTAGGCTTTCCTGTTTCTTACTCGTATGGTATCAAATCGTCATTGGTTACATACTTTTGCACGAAAGTGTGAACTTACAAAAACATAATGTAGGATTATGATCTTGAAGccaatttcagatttttatgCTCCCTCCTTTTCTAGATGCAAGAATTCTGTTGAGCTAAATGAATGAGCAGACATAGAGATAATTATAAGAAAGAAGCGCACCGCAGAGGGTCACAAGGTTTGCATGACCACGCCCCAAAAAGTCCCAAGTCATATCAACACTCCTCAAGCAGCACTCGTCTAGGTAATTAGCGGCATATTTACATGACTTTGTTGAGGCAATGGAGGTTTAACCAATGGCTTCAAAGATTCCATAATACGGGAGAAAGACGGCCGTTTCCAGGGTTCActgcaattgagtcatttttGTCATGGATGAATCACAAATAATTGCTAGTCGGTAATGTGAAAATTCACCCTAGATTTACCAACTCCACTTACTTACACATATATATCAGTTACCCAAAGCAAGCACGTCCACTCATACCCACATTTgtatagaagaaaaaaaaggggagagagagggtggggggggggggggaaggggaGGGAGGTTGGTGGTGTTTAAAGAGAGTGCTCACCCGACCCAGCAGGCCTCAATAAGAGAAGCCAATTGAGGGTTCAAATCTCGTGGAATCTCAAGCCTTCTCCCCTTGAAACCAACTGCTGCCACAACCTACAAGAACAAAAATCAGCATCTCACATGATAGCTGGATAAGAGAAAACGTCTAGACTTTCAGAGAAGCACCTAAAAAGAATCAAAGAATAGCTCCAAAATGTGTCATCCACATCAACTAAAGATAAATTAGCTATCAATCAAGATTTTGTAGATCCATCCTACCTCTAAATTTGATGGAAAGTGTAATATCAAGAAATGGAGTCTTAGAAATGGACCAGAGGACTCAAGACTTTATGTTCTGGTCCTCCTGCTCGACCAATTTTAGCCTATTCCTTCTCTATTCTCTTACCAAGAAATAGCTATTCCAATTGTCCTATCTCACTCGATGAACCAAACATACTTGTTGACCAATTTTAGCTTATTCCTTCTCTATTCTCTTACCATGAAATAGCTATTCCAGTTGTGCTATCTCACTCGATGAACCAAACATACCACAAGTTTCCTACTTCTCACGTCATTGCCCTCTTCCTAGCAAGAAATGTTTCGTGAGATCAGAAAGTGATCATTTCTCTTCAaagttttccttcatctttaAATTCAAGCAAACAGTTGTGTATCAGTGTATCTTCCACTAAATTCTCAAATCTTAAATAATTTCACCAAACATACCTGTGCAGGATTTAAATTACTCCATGGTTGTTGCAGTGTTGCAAGCTCCCACAAGATTACTCCAAAGCTATAAACATCCGACTTTTCATTTGATTGCTCATCACGGAGAACCTCTGGTGCCATCCACTCAggctaaaaaaatgcaatcaaaaccATCAATTAGTGACCATGGTTGCAGGGAGAGAGAAGGCTGAACATGATTCGAGTACTTTATGGAATCTCAAGCATAACACAACTTACAGTTCCTGCTGCTGACTTTGATGAGAGAAACGTCCTTGGCTTAAAACGGGAAAGACCAAAATCACAAACCTAAAAATCAGAAATGGAAATAAAGATTAAAATTATAAGTGATCAGTAAAGAATTCATGATTCAAGAGCATCTTTTGAACCAGTAGACAGACAAGATAAAGGAAGAAATCAACTGCTTCAGCATGGATGCGGAATGGTCATCTTGAATggacgtctctctctctctctctctctctctctctctcaactcagTAAAACTTATTGGTCCATAATTCCAAGCCCCACACCAACCCCAATGGCCCAAACCCCTCTTCCCCTTGTAAACTTGAAAAAGAGAGTAAACAAATCATCCTGATAAATCTGTCCGAATGCAACAAGGAAACTGAGTAAGCATCTTTCGTGACCTGGAGAAAGTCTGAGTCCTACCTTAACTGTATACTTTTTGTCAACCAAAAGATTTGGAGATTTCAAATCGCGATGAACGATTGGAGGATTGAGTTTGTGAAGATAATTCATTCCTTTTGCCTGATAAAAAAGGTATATCATTAGATAAATAGCCAACCACAGGAGAATATCGTAAGGAAATACTAAGATGGCACAAAACATCATTAATAATCTGCAAAACCGAGTTAATGAGTGCATACCACATCAAGTGCCATGTTCAACCTACGCCTCTCATCCAATATTTCTCTCGCACCGGGTTTATGTAAAAGCCTGTACAAGCTGCCTCTGCaatataatataataataaatgaaACTTCCCACTAAAAAGATCGCAAATTTACAATTATACAAACTTTTGCAAGTGGGTaacttgaaagaaaattaaaccTTGATAGATATTCAGTTACTATGGACAATTTAGGAGGCTCGGTGACTGCACCCATAAAGAGAACTATATTTGGATGCCGCAACCGTTTCATTATCGCAACCTGGCAATCACCAGAACAGTGAacataaaagtagaaaataaaacCAGAATAAACATAACTAAAGAGAGCAAGTAATCCTTCAGATACATCGACAACGAAGAGCACAATTTGGAAAAACCTAAGTTGCAGCATACCTCCCTCAAAAATTCCTTAAAGCGTTCTGCATGAAAATCCTGTTCCATGAGAATCTTCACTGCTACTTCCTGgaaataaagtgaaaaaaaagttaccaGATGAAGTAGTGGATAACCTATCGCtaaactaaaaggaaaattcttgaaaatatcTCAACAGGCACTACACTACATGAGAGAGAATGTGAGAAGGGTGGTCCACAATCAGATGCACCCAGATGCAAGCAAAGCACAAACACCTGATCATGCCTTATTACACAGGATATTCTGCAGGTGCCATGTATACCTCGCACATTATATCACCCTATGCGAAATCTAATGACTAGACGGCTTTGAACTGCAAAAGGAGCATCATTATCATTTCCATTGAGGCCTTCACCAACCTAACTAGACCACACTGTCTTTTTATATGTTCTATACTATTGCCAGGACACTCATGAGGAACCACAAACCACTGACGCCACATTCAAATATAACATTTTCTTCCACATTCCCATGACTAGACACCAAGGTAATTTGCTTACCGATCCATGCCAGTCAGCACGATGAACTGTTCCAAAGGACCCTGCAGTGACGTCAGATTAGATCCAAAAACAGTTCTTACCAAAATTTGGATGTACCAAAAGAGCAGAAAGGGAAGTCCACAATACTAATACTTTTTTAGGCTGAACCACCTAAAGTAATACTTGAATATCTGAAACGCTATTCGACCAAAAAGGGTAACAATACCTGCTCCGATCCTCTCCTTTAATTCAAGATCACTCCAAGGAATTTTTAGATCCTCTATTTCAAGTGATACTTCTTGATGTACAAACAGACCTCCATCTGCAAACCTTGAATCTCTAGAGGCATCCACTCTTGGACCAGGCACGGCTATTATTGGTCGAGAACTTGTATGCCCACTTGGAGGGAGGTTCTTACGGGGAATTGGATCCCCACCAAATTTTGCAGAATGTACAATATTTTGCAGAGGACTGCAAGACTTAAATTGTTGGGAATCAGCTTCCTCAGCACTTGGTTCAGCAGCTGTTTCATGCAGCAGCAACTGTGGGTTTTCATCACTGCTGCTTGAGCTTTGCATGTTGCCACTTCTTTCCATGTCCCTTCTATCAGACTGCGGGACTCTGGACAAATCTTCATCAACAAGACCTACAGTAGGAAATGAATGGCTTGTGAGTGGGGTCTAGCACACTAGATTAATCAAGTCTTTGTATTGTACCGTAAAATAATGAAACAGCCTTCCTACTATCCTGTTAAATATTGGCAACCTGAAAATTTTGACTACCCTAGCAATGGAAATATGATCATTTTAGCAGCTCACAAGCATTTTGAAGAGTAAGCTTTGTAGGACAGGTTTCTTCAGACAACACTTTCCATGGCTCAGAAAGTAACAATACGATTTTGTCCCCGTACCAGAAAAAGGTCGGTCGGATGAAGGTTTTGTTTACTTATAGTTACAGAAGAGATAATACAGAAAATACTAGCTCTTTCTGTGATATTTTCATGACGATGTTCCCTATCTACGGAACAAAAGTAACGGAGACTATAGAGAGAGGAAGGGGAGGGTGATTGAAGTGATCAAGACAGGGAGGAATGAAGGAAACAGAAAGGATAGCTATCTGCTGATTCCCCAATGGCCAGTCAATCACTGCAAAAGCATCTTTGGAGGAGACTTAGTATTTTAGAGTctgaaaaaggaggaaagacgAGAATGAATGATGGTATAATAAGTATAAAGTTAGCGGTCCCAAGGCACTGTTGAACTAGGAAAGAGTGGCTAAGCAGTCAGTCTCCTGCAGCAGCCCAACAACCTGTATAATTGCACCCTATAAGGAGCTAAAgggttgaccaaaaaaaaaaacaaacaaagagcTAAAGGGGACTTATGGATGGTTGGCAGCATACGTGTAATTTTCAGCCCTCTAGATGTAATCGCAAGCAAGTGTCGTAACAAAAAACAGGAGAGctccattattattatttttttggggggggtcggAAGAGCTCCGTTTGAAATGGAACCATTTTAAAAGACTCACTCTTTAGTTtatcaaaaacataaaaaagagagagaaatcaaagaaaagagtTTTCTTTGCATCCATATTCTCAGAGGATTCAGAGACAAAAACAACTGCacgaaatgagagagaaaaaatctcTCTTGAACAGTGAACACAAAGAAACCAGGATATTTGGGCAACAAATTATCACTGTGGTGAGCATAGGAACAACTCTAAACCCCACTTGCTTTATGCCTAGTTTCATGATTCAGTGAACACCAGCCATGAGAACTATGAAAATTAACAATTCACCAGATATCAACATCTGAAAAGGGAAGGAGAGTTTGCAGCCAAAAAGGTAAGAATTTACTACCTGTTGAAGGATCATCAAACACAAGATTAAGCGTTTGGCAATCCACGAAATACTGTTTGGCTAATGACCTGAAATCAATTGTCATGTCGCTAGGTCTAAGACGTGGAAACCGTAGTGGTGATGATATTGAGATGGATAATGGTCCATTGAGCAAAGAACTAGGCTCACACAAATGACCGGGCTTCCCAATCAAATCAACAAGATACTCCCTGCCATGAAGAAACCAGCTCATCAAAAATCACCATCATTTCTCCAAGATAATGATATGCATAGGAGACAGCAAAACTCTCCATATCTATGAcaatggattgaaaaatgcaagacTAAGCAAAGCTGTATGAATCTCAGCATTAAAGACTGCAAGACAAACGTTAAACCATCAGGAGGGAAGCTCTTAATAATTGCTGCTCAACAATATACTGATCAAAGACGAAAATGCGATCTCAATCTATATATTAGGGAATACGGAAACTTTTCAAGGGACTTTAGCCATTCTAAGCAATTTTAACCTCTAATCTATGGCCAACTcagcattttagtctttttcatAAACTTGAGTTTGTTGTTGTTCAGATTACAATATACATGGACATCAAGAATATTTACGTTTATTACTAATTAGTTGTTTCATTAATCCGTGGTATTTTATTTCACTAATTTGTTACCATGTTAATGGTGTATTATTGCCTACCAAATTGATCTCCATTAAGTTAATAATTTATTCatcttttttaacatttttattgCATTGGTCTCTCTTCTTATTTTTACCATTTCTCATATCTtaatttgtccttttcttttatctcttCTTCCTCCGACACTAGGGCCTTGCATGGCAACCATTATGATCCGagaaagtgattttgattaaaatgattttttatgattttgttccctgaataagttttagagaatcggaatgcgtttggtaatcgtataaaatttttgtttctggaATGTAAATGTGTTTGGCACATGCACATAATTTCTGCTCCCGGGAACAATTGTTCTTCACAATTTTTGTcgtttaagtcaaataattacgtagttactttgtgaaattttatcctatattgtgaattaataaaaaattaatccatattgattctcttatataatctattgcatattgaaatgtaaaaataaatatcaagaatcatcacaaGTCATTTTTGCCATTTATTATGAGGTTTCATCCAACTCTTTTAAGCGAGCGGATAACCAACACGAGCGACACCCTCATCTCCGAAACGAAAATGCACCGCACTATCCCGCATTGGTGTGCGTTTTTGGttcaaggaaatcaaatctTAGTCCTAATTCATCCAAAACTTAAGAATAAGagcttgctaagtgttcacgctgattattttgtcttttttcagaattttctaaaactagaccaagtctaaagtacataaacctacgcaaatcacaatcaatgaaatcaagtgcacaatcaaggaatcatgacattgatgaaTCACATCATAAAACCTTCAcaaagccctaagggcttagaaaaatgtggttcggatttaattttaaaggtgcttatgatttttctaaaaaagaacaaaatctatgaaatctaggaaatttatgcacaattatatgaaaatgaggtcaaaccagcctaatctaagcttcttctatttttagggattttctcaatttttttgtgatttcttagaaaattttcaattttttccgaattttttattatttttattatcttttttttaaaacaagatCTCGTTGTCCTATTTTAGTTTGAGGGAAAACTgacttcattctattttgtgattctaaaaaatgattctttttttcagaatcaactttttttttgttcttgtttttgctctaaaactaattctgattctctaaaactaatTATGGGagtagaatcagaatcagaatcagaatcagaatcatttacattaccaaacaggtttctcatctttttttgttccgaggaacaaaatcagaaaatcagaGTGGTTGTCATGTAAGCCCTAGGTCTCCAACGTCTCTCATTTTTCCCCATTTTCGTCGATggaagaaatagagaaagtcaTCAAGGAGCAAGGATCAACGTCCATCCTCCATAATAGCCAAACATCCTTAAGAAGTTATTTTCTACTTCAAATGGCTCTTTATCCACATGTTCTtacttttataaactttttttattttcatttggcTGAAACTTTCCTCTTCCTATAGTTTGGTATTTTTGATTGCGAGAGGTTATATATTTTGTTTCCTCCCATGATGTGAGGTGATTTAAATATGCAAGTAAACTATCTTGAAGAATTCGAAATAGACTCTAAGCAATTCCCATTTGTAAgtagaaaaatctgattttcaaGTCTCAACTCTCTaatatcattctttttcttttaaaagtctATGAAGTTTCTACCAATAAATTTTACTTTCTCTAGGTACATAGGTATAGTACTTCAAAAATTCCATTAGACAGCTTATAACGTTGGTTAACCGATCTTTGCAGGTTAAAAATAGTGAAACATATCTTTCATATATCTGGATTGGAGAATCTTGATGGAAATCTTCCCTATCTTGCATTTACTAGATATTGGATCAACCTGATTGGAACGCTGCATCTATCCAAGTTCGATTGGATGTCAGTAGACAAGTACATCTAAATTAGCATCAACTTCAATTACTCAACTTTTCATGAGATACTGAAATATAATCTTGTCATGTACTAACTGTATATTCGTACCTCTTATGGCTATCTCGCGACAATCTAGTGTACTaatacaacaacaacaacaacaacaaaataaaaaaaaccaagctTTATCATCCCACACCAAGTGGGTCGGCCATATCAGTCCCAATGTAATCATGACAGGAAAAGCTTGCTCATCCGACTGTTCTCCATATGATAAATAGCAATATGccaaaaaaaatacctttcaaGTCCAAAACGGACAAGACAAGATGCAGCATCCTCTCTTGTACAGTATTTGCATCCCTTTGCAATCCGACATGGTAAATCAATCACGTCAGCAAGTACCTACAAATATACATGTCAAGTGTATCAGAACTTCTATTCTAATAAAAATTAATGTCAAATTGATCATACATCTCTGTAACTCTTACaggatagataaaaaaaaacctgaatGGTTTACCAAATTTCACGTAAAACCTGGACATCAGATATGTACCTCAAGAAGAATGGCTAAAGAACAATGTTTGCTCCATCAAAGGtattaaaaacaaaattcagtgtgattaaaatttaaataaaaaggaacaatTCATGTTTATCAAAATACAACATCCTAAACCCATATTAAAATACATCATATATATTTGGAAACCTTACTTTGAAAAGTAAGGCGCGATGCCTGCAGAGACCAACTGAGAGGCTACCTATTGGAA
Protein-coding sequences here:
- the LOC115743560 gene encoding serine/threonine-protein kinase CTR1, producing the protein MDMPGRRSNYTLLSQYPDDPLPAGAPLPYYESSHSGDGKNAKGKAERGLDWDATGDHRGNRIGALYAPIPLQRESSGSSFGESSLSGEYYAPTLSTAAANDMDVFGYGHEDGYRIGGGGVGGELRAKGTDVAVAVAAGGGGGSSSGKSWAQQTEESYQLQLALALRLSSEATCADDPNFLDPVPDESASRSSSSGSAEAVSHRFWVNGCLSYSDKVPDGFYLIHGMNPYVWTVCTDLLENGRIPTIESLKSVDPSTNSLMEVVLIDRRSDLSLKEFQNRVLGLSCSCITTEEVVDQLAKLVCNLMGGSASGGEDDLISIWMECSHDLKDCLGSVVVPIGSLSVGLCRHRALLFKVLADVIDLPCRIAKGCKYCTREDAASCLVRFGLEREYLVDLIGKPGHLCEPSSLLNGPLSISISSPLRFPRLRPSDMTIDFRSLAKQYFVDCQTLNLVFDDPSTGLVDEDLSRVPQSDRRDMERSGNMQSSSSSDENPQLLLHETAAEPSAEEADSQQFKSCSPLQNIVHSAKFGGDPIPRKNLPPSGHTSSRPIIAVPGPRVDASRDSRFADGGLFVHQEVSLEIEDLKIPWSDLELKERIGAGSFGTVHRADWHGSEVAVKILMEQDFHAERFKEFLREVAIMKRLRHPNIVLFMGAVTEPPKLSIVTEYLSRGSLYRLLHKPGAREILDERRRLNMALDVAKGMNYLHKLNPPIVHRDLKSPNLLVDKKYTVKVCDFGLSRFKPRTFLSSKSAAGTPEWMAPEVLRDEQSNEKSDVYSFGVILWELATLQQPWSNLNPAQVVAAVGFKGRRLEIPRDLNPQLASLIEACWVGEPWKRPSFSRIMESLKPLVKPPLPQQSHVNMPLIT